From Neodiprion pinetum isolate iyNeoPine1 chromosome 7, iyNeoPine1.2, whole genome shotgun sequence, a single genomic window includes:
- the LOC138191264 gene encoding uncharacterized protein, protein MLQRFSMQESYKWLDISSDLVLAYNNVKHRTLRMKPSDVTVANERLLSRQAYGRLRALPTISAKLKSGDKVRISKFKNVFEKGYTPNWTTEIFTIGRVENTHPVTYELKDYRDQRIAGGFREQELLKIEHLDIYLVEKVLKKRGRKIYVKW, encoded by the coding sequence atgttgcaacggttcagcatgcaagaaagctacaagtggctcgatatctcatctgatttggttttggcttacaacaacgtcaaacaccgaaccttaagaatgaaaccgtcggatgtcaccgttgcaaacgaaaGGCTGTTAtcacgtcaggcgtacggaagGCTTCGAGCGTtacctaccatatcggcaaaattaaaatccggcgacaaagttcgaatcagcaaattcaaaaatgtcttcgaaaAAGGTTACAcccccaattggacgactgaaatattcacgattggtcgagtggaaaatactcatcctgtgacgtacgagctcaaagactaccgagatcaacgtatcgctggtggtttccgagaacaagagctcctcaagatTGAACATctggatatctatctggtggaaaaggtgctcaagaagcgtgggagaaaaatatacgtcaaATGGtga